The following coding sequences are from one Microtus ochrogaster isolate Prairie Vole_2 chromosome 14 unlocalized genomic scaffold, MicOch1.0 chr14_random_1, whole genome shotgun sequence window:
- the Rag1 gene encoding V(D)J recombination-activating protein 1: MAVSLPPTLRLSPAPDEIQHPHMKFSEWKFKLFRVRSFEKAPEEAQKEKGPSEGNPCLEQSPLVPDKPAGQNSAPTQRALKLHPKFSKKFHADGKSRDKTIHQARLRHFCRICGNPFKGDGHNRRYPVHGPVDAKTQSLFRKKEKRVTSWPVLIARVFRIDVKADVDSIHPTEFCHNCWTIMYRKFSSAPCEVYFPRNATMEWHPHTASCDICLPNHQGLKRKRHQTNVQLSKKLKTVLNQARRDRQRKRVQARVSSKEVMKKLSNCSNIHLSTKLLAVDFPAPFVKAISCQICEHILADPVETTCKHVFCRVCILRCLKVMGSYCPSCRYPCFPTDLESPVKSFLNILNSLMVKCPAQECDEEVSLEKYNHHVSSHKESKETLVHINKGGRPRQHLLSLTRRAQKHRLRELKIQVKEFADKEEGGDVKSVCLTLFLLALRARNEHRQADELEAIMQGRGSGLQPAVCLAIRVNTFLSCSQYHKMYRTVKAITGRQIFQPLHALRNAEKILLPGYHPFEWQPPLKNVSSRTDVGIIDGLSGLASSVDEYPVDTIAKRFRYDSALVSALMDMEEDILEGMRSQDLDDYLNGPFMVVVKESCDGMGDVSEKHGSGPAVPEKAVRFSFTIMRITIEHGSQNVKVFEEPKPNSELCCKPLCLMLADESDHETLTAILSPLIAEREAMKSSELMLEMGGILRTFKFIFRGTGYDEKLVREVEGLEASGSVYICTLCDATRLEASQNLVFHSITRSHAENLERYEVWRSNPYHESVEELRDRVKGVSAKPFIETVPSIDALHCDIGNAAEFYKIFQLEIGEVYKNPNASKEERKRWQATLDKHLRKRMNLKPIMRMNGNFARKLMTQETVDAVCELIPSEERHEALRELMDLYLKMKPVWRSSCPAKECPESLCQYSFNSQRFAELLSTKFKYRYEGKITNYFHKTLAHVPEIIERDGSIGAWASEGNESGNKLFRRFRKMNARQSKCYEMEDVLKHHWLYTSKYLQKFMNAHNALKSSGFTMNSKETLGDSLGIEDSLETQDSMEF, from the coding sequence ATGGCTGTCTCCTTGCCACCCACTCTGaggctcagtcctgctcctgaTGAAATTCAGCACCCACACATGAAATTTTCTGAGTGGAAATTTAAGCTATTCAGGGTGAGATCCTTCGAAAAGGCACCCGAAGAAGCCCAAAAGGAGAAGGGTCCCTCAGAGGGGAACCCTTGCCTAGAGCAGTCTCCTTTAGTTCCAGACAAGCCTGCTGGTCAGAATTCAGCTCCAACTCAACGAGCACTGAAACTACACcccaaattttcaaagaaattccaTGCTGATGGGAAGTCAAGAGACAAAACAATTCACCAAGCCAGGCTTAGACACTTCTGCCGCATCTGTGGGAATCCATTCAAGGGCGATGGGCACAACCGGAGATACCCAGTCCATGGGCCTGTGGATGCCAAAACCCAAAGCCTTTTccgaaagaaggaaaagagagtcaCTTCCTGGCCAGTCCTGATTGCCAGAGTTTTCCGGATTGATGTGAAGGCGGATGTTGACTCGATTCACCCCACTGAGTTCTGCCACAACTGTTGGACCATCATGTACAGGAAGTTCAGTAGTGCCCCCTGTGAGGTCTACTTCCCAAGGAACGCGACCATGGAGTGGCATCCCCACACAGCATCCTGTGACATCTGCCTGCCTAACCACCAGGgactcaagaggaagaggcatCAGACCAATGTGCAGCTCAGCAAGAAACTAAAAACTGTGCTCAACCAAGCAAGACGGGACCGTCAGCGCAAGAGAGTTCAGGCTAGGGTCAGCAGTAAGGAAGTCATGAAGAAGCTCTCCAACTGCAGTAATATTCATCTGAGTACCAAACTTCTTGCAGTGGACTTCCCAGCACCCTTTGTGAAAGCCATCTCCTGCCAGATATGTGAACACATCCTGGCTGACCCCGTGGAGACCACCTGTAAGCACGTATTTTGCAGGGTCTGCATTCTCCGATGTCTCAAAGTCATGGGCAGCTATTGTCCCTCTTGCCGATATCCGTGCTTCCCTACTGACCTGGAGAGTCCAGTAAAGTCCTTTCTGAACATCTTGAATTCTCTGATGGTGAAGTGTCCCGCACAAGAGTGTGATGAGGAGGTGAGTCTGGAAAAGTATAACCACCACGTCTCAAGCCACAAAGAGTCCAAAGAGACTTTGGTGCATATTAATAAAGGGGGCCGGCCTCGGCAACATCTCTTGTCACTGACACGCAGGGCTCAGAAGCATAGGCTGAGGGAACTCAAGATTCAAGTTAAAGAATTTGCTGACAAAGAAGAAGGTGGAGATGTGAAGTCTGTGTGCTTGACGTTGTTCCTGCTGGCGCTGAGGGCCAGGAATGAGCACAGACAAGCTGACGAGCTAGAGGCCATCATGCAGGGGCGGGGCTCTGGTCTGCAACCAGCTGTTTGCTTGGCCATACGTGTCAACACCTTCCTCAGTTGCAGCCAGTACCACAAGATGTACAGGACCGTAAAAGCCATCACGGGGAGGCAGATTTTTCAGCCTTTGCACGCTCTTCGAAATGCTGAGAAAATCCTTCTGCCAGGCTACCACCCCTTTGAGTGGCAGCCCCCTCTGAAGAATGTGTCTTCCAGAACGGATGTTGGCATTATTGATGGGCTGTCTGGACTTGCCTCCTCTGTGGATGAATATCCAGTGGATACCATCGCAAAGAGGTTCCGCTATGATTCTGCTTTGGTGTCTGCTTTGATGGACATGGAAGAAGACATCTTGGAAGGAATGAGATCCCAAGATCTTGATGACTACCTAAATGGTCCCTTCATGGTTGTGGTGAAGGAGTCTTGTGATGGGATGGGGGATGTGAGTGAGAAGCATGGCAGTGGGCCTGCGGTCCCCGAAAAGGCGGTTCGTTTTTCATTCACAATAATGAGAATTACGATAGAGCATGGCTCCCAGAATGTGAAGGTGTTTGAGGAACCCAAGCCCAATTCTGAACTGTGTTGCAAGCCGTTGTGTCTTATGCTGGCAGATGAGTCTGACCATGAGACCCTGACTGCCATCCTAAGCCCTCTCATTGCTGAAAGGGAGGCCATGAAGAGCAGTGAGTTAATGCTGGAGATGGGGGGCATCCTCAGGACTTTCAAGTTCATCTTCAGGGGCACTGGATATGATGAAAAACTTGTCCGGGAAGTAGAAGGCCTGGAAGCCTCTGGTTCAGTCTACATCTGTACACTTTGTGATGCCACTCGTCTGGAAGCCTCTCAAAATCTTGTCTTCCACTCCATAACCAGAAGCCACGCTGAGAACCTGGAGCGCTATGAGGTTTGGCGGTCCAATCCCTATCATGAGTCCGTGGAAGAACTCCGGGACCGGGTGAAAGGGGTCTCTGCCAAACCTTTCATTGAGACAGTGCCTTCCATAGATGCGCTCCACTGTGACATTGGCAACGCGGctgaattctataagattttccaGCTGGAGATAGGGGAAGTGTATAAAAATCCCAATGCCtctaaagaggaaaggaagagatggcAGGCCACACTGGACAAGCATCTCCGGAAAAGGATGAACCTAAAACCAATCATGAGGATGAATGGCAACTTTGCCCGGAAGCTGATGACCCAAGAGACTGTAGATGCAGTTTGTGAGCTAATTCCTTCTGAGGAGAGGCACGAAGCTCTCAGGGAGCTGATGGACCTTTACCTGAAGATGAAACCCGTGTGGCGCTCATCATGTCCTGCTAAAGAGTGTCCAGAGTCCCTCTGCCAGTACAGTTTCAACTCACAGCGTTTTGCTGAGCTCCTCTCTACCAAATTCAAATATAGATACGAGGGCAAAATCACTAATTATTTTCACAAAACCTTGGCACATGTCCCTGAAATTATTGAGAGGGATGGCTCTATTGGGGCATGGGCGAGTGAAGGGAATGAATCCGGTAATAAACTGTTTAGACGCTTCCGGAAGATGAATGCCAGGCAGTCCAAGTGCTATGAGATGGAAGATGTCCTTAAACACCACTGGCTGTATACTTCTAAATACCTCCAGAAGTTTATGAATGCTCATAATGCGTTAAAAAGCTCTGGCTTTACCATGAACTCAAAAGAGACCTTAGGGGACTCTTTGGGCATTGAGGACTCTCTGGAAACCCAAGATTCAATGGAGTTTTAA